TCAATACAAAAATGTCTGAGTTTCCATAGAAACTAACTTGGATAATCCTTCCTgtatccagccatttctctaCAGTATAGAATCAAGGCGGTCAGTACAACtgcaccaagaaaaaaaacaaaaaaaccaaaacccacccacaCACCACACACTAGCAAGCATCACTGTATGACATGGATGCTAGTCATAGAAGGGGTGAATACTTATCTAGGTGTATAGCATACCATGCAATACCAGTAATAGCAGCAGGATGCATCCAGGACATATGCCCTGACCCAGCTGCTTGGAAGTGCTCCCAGGTACAACACAGATATATTCTTAGGGAAGCAGGACTTTCTTCTCAATCTCAGGAAGCATTTGCTGTAAGCCATATGAATTCCCACTCCCCAGAATGTTCTTTACTGGAGCAGCACACAAACACCTTGGTGTAACAATTGCTCTGCACTTAAAAATTCAGGTAGGACAGACACTGCATTCTCTTCTACCACATCTATTTTACCATGCCTTTAACTCTTGCTTTCCCTGTTCTAGTTGAGCTACTCCATTCTGGTACCCTGTGTTCTGAAAAGGATGAGGATTTTCAGTGAGCACAAGAGCAAGCCAGCTACCAGCCTCTCACCATATTGCCATTTGAATGATCAAACCACAATCCATTCCCTCAATTCTTCCTCTCCCAGTGCCAACCTCCTCAGTCATAAACCACATatctttgctgtgaaagcaagTATTCTGTCATTGATCAGAGAGGgagattttgttaaaaaaatgaaccaCAAGTCTTTTCCTATACAGATAAGCAATTATTTCAGTTGAATAATCAGAAGCCTCACTAAGACTTGTACATTTTCATACAAGTAATCTGCAGAAGCATGTTGTGGTAATGGAAGCTGATTACAAGACAATCACACAGAGCTATCAGCAAGCCACTGAGACACTGTAGCTTCCACTGCATCCATAGCTTATAATAAGAGACCACTAGTGATACAGTAAACTTCTAATATAGTACAGGAAATAGAAGGAAATACTAGATTTCCTTCATGCTCCCTCCATGTCTACCATTGCAAGGCATGGCTGTTTTCTCCTGGTTCCTAAATGGAATCCAGGCATAGAATATAGAAAATTTCATTCTATTGAAAAAGAGCAGTCATGCCTTTCTAGGTACCTCTGAGGGTTTTGCCATTTATGGgggattgttttgttttgatttttttaactccttGATTTGAAGTGACTAAACAGTGCATGTCTTCCTACATTAGCATTGCCTATAGAAATGCACATACAATTACAGACCTCATATGCCTCCTTCCTCTTTATGTGCTGGGCACTTAATTGTAATACTCTAAAATTAATTACTACATTAACCCATGTCCTCTAAAAGACAAATGCGAACCAACATAACTGCAGTCTCAAATACCTTGTGCAGCCAGTTAAGAAAATCTCTAGTCTgattttctctgcagtttcaAAGTGGTTAGAACAAGGACTTCCCTTGTTTCTGGAGACAGCATCCCACAGCATGTAAGACAACACTTTTCATCTTTGCTACTGctaaagcagcacagcaaacagAAAGAGTTCCTCATCTCTTCCACTTCAGGGTCAATCCTGTAATACTCAGCCACTGAATCCCACTGTTAACAGCAGACAGTACTGAGAAActtgcacagagctgggggtgggtgggggggcggggaaagCATTACTCAGATTTCTAGGAACTTGGCTAGAGCAAGTTTCTCAATAACAGAAGAAAGACAACAGAGAGTGCTCAAGAACATCCTCCAAGCCCCCTTCTGGTAGGGAGGGGCTCAGGATAGAGGGGACTTAGCTGCATGGCTCAAGGGGCTGTGCATTTATGTTAGCTAGCAAGGGTCTGGCTACAGCTCCTTCATTTACAGGGACAGATATGCCAGCCTGTGAAAATAAGTGTCTCAAGCCCTAAAAGCCAGCAAAGTTTGTGAGTggtcaggaaggaaaaacagtaaaTAGAAGGTTTTCTGCAGCATGCAAGAAGCTGAATAAAGTTGTTCTGTCTCTCCATTCAGAGCTGTACTGCTTGTACtacatttagcttttttttttttaatagacaataaagattaagaaaaatacaagtttgAGGAGATGGggttaaattattttcagctaaaaatatACAGAGGTTATTGAATAAAGTTACTTGCTATTTTTAAGCTTGATTGACACTTAAAATGCATAACAATTCCTAGATACATTAACAggcactcccacccagctggaaCACCACACACATAAAATAGCACACTTCCACTGTTTGGTGTACCAGATTTTTAGACAGTAACAAAGACACAAAGCACACAGGAGAAAGGTCATAGTTAGACCACACAGCCTGAGAAGCAAGGTGCTGTGCCAACACTAATACCCCTCCCTAGCAAATTTGTAGTCAGCATTTAGAACAATATTCAGAGAAATACACTAAACTATCAGCTCACCAAGGATACTGCATTTAATCCAGAAAGCTTGAATGTCAAAACCACCCCACTCTTCTTTCAAAGAAGCCCACAACACAACTCCACCAACCCTGCTTCAACAACTGCTCTTTGTTACTTCCTACCCACCCAACCCCAGCTGCTCCTTGTACAAAGGTGAGGACACTCAGTAATCAGCTAAGTGAATCTTGTTGGCTATCGCACACAAGACTTCCTtgtcttaaaggtcttgtcTACCAGCTCCTGAGGCTATCTAGGTAAAAGTTAAGAGGCTTTCCTTGAGGCTCCTTCCTAAGAGGCTCAAAGAAGAGGACTTAACCACCTATGTCAGTCAGACATCATGGATTAATACCATAAATGCTCacctttaattttaaaagtaggcAACAATTCATAAAAATCATAGCAGTGAGAATTTTTCTAGAGTAGTGTGTTACCACTGGTTAAAACTATGACAATAGGcattcataattttttatgaGCCTTGAAGCCCAATTTAGGAGAGTAGGGAGTTACACATGACAGGATATAGGTTGTCTGAGTAGCCACAGTGTAATTAAGAAACTTCATGTATCCATGTACAAAAAGAGTGCTGGCAAGTTTAAGCCACATACACTGTACCCACGCAGTAGTATTCCACCCTTTTCCACAGCAACATCAGTATTCAACCTACACACCCAAAATTGGTTAGCAGCAAATAACTGTGGATGGCAAAAATACTCACAGATAACTATAGAGTGGTGAATTTCCATATCATAGTGGCATTGTGCTCTAGATGCATGAGGCAGCTCTTGTGTTGGTGTATATGCATGAGTGACCAGCCTGAGGACAGTCCAGCTCACCAGTGACAGCCAAGATACAATCCAGGGGCCGAAGTTGAGAACAAGAAGTAGGGACTgccaaaattcagaaaatagaGTGCAGCAAAATACCTGTTGGCTCAGCTGTTGCCTAGCCAAAAATCAGCTGTAGAGGATGGTTGAGCTGCACTCCCAGCATCTATGTTTGACCACACTGGGCTTACCACAGGTCTGCTAGAAGGGTTGGTTTGTTCAGCTACTGCTAACAGTTGTGGGATAATTCAAGTCCATATCTAGTAGAACTAGCAGTGAGATAAACTCCCTGCAGATGTCCAAGACAGCCCCATTTGTCACTGAAAGCTCTGCAGATACTGATGTTCATAGAGGCTTCAGAATCCCTGAATTagttctactttttttttttcatttactctCTTTCATAATACTATTTGATCTTCCTGGTTCCAGTTACCGTATTTGTAAGATAGGATCCCTTCTGGGGATTTACTTGCTGAAAGCTTCACCccctttctgttcctttttaagATTAGTTGGATACAGAATATATTCTGAATAGTAGCTGTCTATGGTTATATTAATTAAAGTTAGATTTAAATAAAGGCTTGGCATGATTATACAGGTTTCCCACTTTACCCTACatgtatctctctctctctctctctctctcgggAAGCCACTTCTACAATGTATTTCTCTGCTAACACTTGTTACACGGGTTCAATGCCCTGTGTAGTTTTAATATATCTCACTTATTTCTCCCTAGCCTCTCTTCCATCAATGACACTACACTATATAACACACTATAAGATTGCATCAAATGTCATGCTGTTTCCCCTACCCAACAAAAGTCTTTGAATTCAGGAAATAGTTCATTTGTTACatttacttctgctttttgaTGTAATGATTTTACTCGGAGACTTCTTTTGATATAGCTCTCTAAGTAGCTGAAAAGATGCAACCTTTTTTTGAGCATTAACCACATTAACTCTGGAGTGTTAACTACATTAAACCACATTAATGTGGTTTATCTGAATCTGTTCCTCATTTGGACCATATCTCACCCTACTTTGTTTTTGCTGCATTTATTCCCTTCTAGTGAAATGGGAAATTTCTGATCAACATCTAGTAACACTCACGCCTTCACTTGCCTTTCTTACTATATTATCTCCCTTGCCTCAATCCATCACTTTTAGTATTCCCCAGGAGCAAATCAAATGATACACTAATGTTCTGTCTGCTTCAAAAGCAGTCATCTTATTTCTAGGAAAAGCATCTACCTGTCTTGAAAAATAATCTATTACTCACGTCTTCAGCTGATGATGGATAGTTTCCCCATATAATCTACCTGAATGTGCTCCCTAGGAGGCTATCTCATCGGAGCTCCTCTTCTGAGCTGCTTGTCTTGCTTTTGCTGGCAAAGAGCAGACAACCATTAATATgctttttcagggttttttccatcCCATTTACCATGCAATGCCACCtagcttccttttgttttagACAGTGTAGTGTAACTTCCCTCAAGcagaacaataaatattttcctatttcttgGTGTCATCCAGATAGCTCCTTCCTTACTGACCATACACAGAATACCTTGCAGTACTTTGAGAGATTTCCAATGCTGCATTCACTGTCTATGGCTGGCACAATTAAACAATGGTTCtatttcttcattgtttgtttggatttgctgggtttgttctgcttttgcttctctGACTGCTGATAAGCCCTTGTGCCACTAAGCTATTTCCCAGGCCACTGGAGGAGAGGCTATTATAACTGTGTCTTAAGCAGCCATATCAGCTAAGTTACTTCCTTTTGCTAATgcagttttttttaatgtgctctGACAACTGGATAGAGTCTGAGAGCTCTAACTGCTACAACTTCTGACATTCTTCAAAGACAATGGAGAGGGTAAATTACAGGATGGTAGAAGAGGACTCATGAGATTTTGAGAGTTTAACCATAGACATGAAACACAATCACTTCCAGCTAGCTTTTTACAGGTGTTTCCCCATGTGCCATAGGGGACCTTCCTACAGTGCCTACGCTGGAGGAAATACCCTCTCTCTGCAGGGTATCATGGTGAAGTGAAAAGCAGTTGTGCATACCAGCTTGAAGTTGTCACAATAAAGAAACTCACTCTGAAGCCCACAGTTTTATATAGTATTTTGTAGAATGATAGATGGAAATGTGCTCAGCTAcggaaaatgaaaaagcaaagacagggagagaggagagctTTCAGATTCTGAGGTAAAATATCAAGAGAAAGAGTGAAGGTGCAATTTATATTGCAGCAAAGTTATCTGAGGATATTAGGCAACTTGGAATATGGCAAAAATTATGtcagttttgttctttgttataaatttgcagaaatgcaaaggaaacaaagggTTCTGGTCATGGGTTGGGAAGTGAAACTCTtgctaagaaaaagaaatatcccCATATGCTACATACTCTGACTCTTGGACTGAAAACCCAAGAGTCAGAATACTTGGTTGAAAAACCATGTTCTGCCAGTTCTGTGTGCTGATATATACCTGTCTATTTCCAGTATCATCAGtcagaataatttcttcagGGTAGAACTGTCCATTGACTGAAGAGttggtttgatttattttctgttgacaGGAGGGGGTCAGAGGACCATTCCTAAAGCAAAAGGCACAAACCTTGCTGATTCTGTTGTCTCACAGATTTCATTCTACTACAGCTGGTGGCTGAGCATTTCTGCCTGGGATGGCGGAGGATCAGGAGCTGACTCAGCCACACAAAGCTCAACTCGAGCCCTCCCTTCAGCAGCGCACCAGCAACACATACCGCAGTGCAGAGCACTCTCAGGCCTTGCTCAGTGGCTTGGTATCTCTCCGAGACAGCAGCATCCTCTTCGATGTTGTTCTGATAGTGGAAGAGAAACCTATTGAGGCTCATCGCATACTTCTAGCTGCATCCTGTGACTATTTCAGGTACACTTCAGTATGGCAGTAACAAGCATGTGTCTGAATGTTCTCAAACCTGCAACATCCAAATCTTCTGTCTTGGCATGCTGCTTCTGGATGTAAAATTAGACCCGTAAGATGGAGCTGAATGTGCTTCAAAATACTAAATATGGCTTTATTCATCTCTCTGTTATTTCTCTAtagaaataaagcttttgttCCTGCACACTGAGCTTACCTCCACTAAATTCACTGCCTGTGGTACTTGGAGGTATATAAAGAGGAGAGCCTATCTGAACAGGTGTCTTCTGCATAAATGCACTCTGGGTGGCTTTTAACGTATCCTTAGCTTTGCCCATTGTGGTGATCATTTCATAATACATAAAAAGTAACCGGAAGTGGGTCACTCCTCCGTTATGTGCCTATAGTGTGACTTGCTGTCCATTAAATCAGGCACTCCCCCAGTCAATTTGACTAGCAGTTTCTTGAACTGACTTTATTTTCATAGAGCAAACAAATAAATCCCAAGGCAATCCAGACAAACTTCTAACTGGAGGAAGAACTGCTCTAGCTTAGAAAAAATTCCTACAGTCCCAAGttcctctgtttttcctcttcccccacacCAGAGTATCCATATGCACTGGGTCTGTATTTAAGTCCTTCAGCTGTGAATTGTACCTTTCAGATGGCCCCTGCTGTTTTGCTGCAGAATGAAGAGTATTACTTTCTTAGGTCCTAAAGGCCTGTACTCTTTGTATCATTGGCTTAGAGAAGAGGTAAACCCATAAAAGTGTCTGGCTAGGTTTTTATCTTTCCGAATATTTTTTATGTTCCCAGGACAACATAAGATAAGCAAACTGAAAATAGTTTCAATGCAAATCTGCTATAGCATGTGCCATTGTCTTTTTTACAGAGGAATGTTTGCAGGAGGACTGAGAGAGATGGAACAAGAAGAAGTTCATATTCATGGCATCTCCTACAATGCAATGTGTAAAATCTTGAACTTCATTTACACTTCTGAGCTGGAACTCAGTGTGAACAGTGTACAGGAAACCTTAGCTGCAGCCTGTCAGCTTCAGGTGAGGTACTAGGAGATGTggcaaaaaagaagcaagaaacaaaagcaacaatGAAAGAATCAGAAAACATGGATATCTGGCTAGATGGAAGGTTAGGGGGTGAATAAGAGTGTGGGTCTGATGAGAAGAATTCCTTTGGGATGCTGTATCCACTGAAACTATGGAAGGGTAGGAATAAATGAGTACTTGCACATCTCATTTGTGACAATGGTTTTATTACTTATAAACATTTACTATTTCATCTAGAGGACTATTTTATATAGCACTCACTGATCTGCTTATGAAAGCTTCCCTTAAATAGAACACCTCTGTATAGAATACCTGGTAAAGGACAGGGCTTGCTACTCAGAACTTCCCCAGACTGAGTCCACAGGCACATAACCTCTCCTGACCCTGTCACTACAGGAAATCCTACCACTATGGTTTCTGCATTAAGTGCAGAGTTCATGTGCCTTTAAgacaaggggtttttttctaatttccccTGCAGCTAACTGCTGCACAAGGCTTTGGTACTAAATCTTAAACTTTCTgagtgcttgctttttttttttttttgcttttttctgagTGTTTGCTGCTAGTTTCTACACACTTAGCACTACTTTGTTAGCAGAGAGGCTCTCGGACAGCAGGCAGTTCTTTATTTGCCAGTAGTCCCTCCTGCCAGATACAATTTCAAATTGTATTCAGCAGACAAcactaaatattaattttcctttcaaatggcTTCCTGTGCTCGAGTGATGCAGATATGCTTGTTACAGATACAGTCTTTGATACAATATGTCTATAGCGCTCTGAAAGAACAATTACGGAATGACTGTAAACCTGGCTTTCACCATGTCCTCCATGCCTTCCGTTTTCATGACTGCCtcccaggcagcctgcagcTTGGTGCCATGCTAACAAACCAGGCAGCCTGGCTGTCCAGTGTTCCATGTGTCGTGGAAGACACATTGCTGCTGCACCTGAAGCCAAACTCAGAGGCCTGCAGTATAGTGTAGCTAGAAGATCTATATTATATTCATCTATGTACCCATGTTGTGTTCTTCTCTGGAGAAATGTGAATTGGGCACAAGTGAACATGGTGATCAGACTGTGAAGAGAGCAGTCATCTTGTGGACAACTTATTTACACTTATCCCAGGCTTCTGTCACCTGTCTTGAGTGTGAGGCAAGTGgtgtctgaaatgaaaaatatctgtcTCTTGCAGATTCCAGAAGTCATTAAGTTCTGTTGTGATTTTCTCATGTCCTGGGTAGACGAAGAGAACATCCTCGATGTATACAGACTAGCTGACCATTATGACTTGAGACATTTAAGTGATCAGCTGGACTCTTACATTTTGAAGAACTTTGCAGCTTTCTCAAGGACACAAGTGTATCGACAGCTACCCTTGCAGAAGGTCTACTCCCTTCTCAGCAGCAACCGTTTGGAGGTTAACTATGAGTTTGAAGTTTATGATGGGGCacttttttatcattattctCCAGAGCAACTGGAGACAGATCAGGTCTCCCTGATGGAGCCCCTTAAGCTACTTGAGACAGTTCGTTTTCCTCTGATGGAACCCCAAATACTGCAGAGGCTTCATGACAAATTAAGTCCATGTCCTTTAAAAGATACAGTTGCAGATGCATTAATGTACCACAAGAATGAATGTCTTCAGCCAATGCTTCAGAGCTCCCAGACACAGCTGAGATCAGAGTTCCAGTGCGTAGTGGGATTTGGAGGGATGCATTCTACTCCATCCATTGTCCTCAGTGATCAAGCCAAGTATCTGAACCCCTTGTTGGGAGAGTGGAGGCACTTTACAGCTGCACTAGCCCCCAGAATGTCCAACCAAGGGATTGCTGTTCTCAATAATTTTGTATATTTAATTGGCGGAGACAACAATGTAAGTGGGTTTCGAGCAGAGTCAAGGTGTTGGAGGTAAGATAAGGATAAtcctgctgttatttttattaccaCCCTGTTGCCCATCTCTGAGTCTGCAAGCCAGTAGTGTTGTCTGCATGCTTCCTAACCAAAAGATTAGGAACTGAGCAGGGGcctcactgaaagaaaacacaagaaataaagGAATGAGCCTCATAGTAACAGGGAGCTTCCAGCAGTGCTCATGGGACAAAGCCAAGCCTAATAGGGTAGAAACAGCTACTCTTTCAAGAGTATTACTTGTGCTACTTTCTGCCTTGTTGGAGGGGGGAAATATTAAAGGTGTGCGAAGCAGTAATGAATTTAGAACCCTGGATTGTCTAGAGGCTCTTGAACTAGGATGTCGTAGAAGTCCTCTGTGTGTAATTTTGGTCCCAATACAAAGGGATTTAGCTACCAAAAagggtttttaaataaagtgctGGTTGATTCTCAAGAATTTGTGCGCACAATAGCAGCATTCCAGGGTCCACCTACATTCTTCTGTGCCAGGGAAAAGAGTATGAGGAAGGATCAGGTTTAGACCTTCATGCCCATTATGCTGCAAAACCAGACATAAACCCTTTTGGCTTTATATTGTGGTCATTTTTACTAGTTTTAGCTGAGTTGCCCTTATTTTATGGCATGCATAGTTTCACTTCACAACCAGTTTTCTCTGTAACTAAAATTTCCAGACCAGATAGATATTTTGATCTGAAAGTGAATCATGAGGTTCACTTTGAGCAGCAGCTATTTGGGGAAAAGAATCAAAGAACGCACCACATATTTATGCCCTTCTTGGACTCTTGAAGATGCAGATTCAGTCTTTGTGCTATTTTTAGACTGTTTTACCTTGTAGAATGGCTCTGTGCAAGCAGAGATTTTGATATATAACCTGACAGCAGTGTATAAGATAATGGAAAACCTAGGCTTTTATAGCATGATTATGTCAGCTAAAATACATCttctaaaaatagaataaaacaaCTTTGCTAATAATAAAATGCTGACAAGGCCAAATTTCACTCCACTTACAGCTGAGAGCAATTTCAGCCAAAGACAGTACAGTAACCCACATCTGTGGTGCTGTCTGGTATTCCAGCAATGATTCTGTGGCTGTATGAATAACTTTCTTTGATCCCATTCTTTTACAAGGTATGACCCGCGACACAACAAATGGTTTCAGATCCAGTCCTTACAGCAAGAGCATGCTGACCTCAGTGTTTGTGTTGTGGACAACTATATATATGCTGTCGCAGGCCGAGATTACCATGAAGACCTGAGGGAAGTGGAGAGGTATGACCCTAAAAGCAACACTTGGGAATATGTGACACCTCTGAAGAAGGAGGTAAGGAGTGCATTAGCCACACATGCTACTACAGTTCCCCAATTCCTGATTTAATCTTTTTAGATGCTTTTCTCATGTGTAGCTTTACACTTGCTGATATTCGGATGGGAAACAGTAGCCTCTGTATATGGGATAAATGAATATCAAGAAAGGAGAATAATAATATatgtaaattacattttgaggttaaatgcttctttttcctgttttcttgttgttttccccTGCACCTTTATTGTGTTAATCcttaaaaccatttaaaactGAACACATAACCTCTGGGAACAGGAAGTTCCCATTCCTCCTAGGCAGGTAAACTATGAGCCACAGTAGTACAAGCTTCTCGCTTACAGTCCTGACAACATGCTTTACTCCGGATAAGAAGAGATAATTCCCCAGTAAGAAGGCACATCATTTCTATAGACTACTTAGTTCCCAAACACAGAACTGAGATTGGGTAACAAGTTCTGGTGACAATAGCTTATGTGATGCAGAATCACATCTCAGTCAGCTAACGTTAAGACCATTACTCATTTGAAATATGTTAGTGAATAGCTATCTTTTGTCATCAGTACCATCTATCCTTCTAGAACAGCAATTGCCAAACTAACAGTCATGTCCCCAGGAACCAGGAATGGTGTAGTGACATGGGAATTGGGGTTATGAGTGGAAAAGTTTGTTCTCAGGACaccttaaaaatataaatattactgCTATTTTACCAAAGGGatgcagaggcagaagaggaTAAACAGCTTGCGTGAAGTCACAAATAATGTGTGTCAATGCTGAGAATATAAAAAGCCTAAGTAGGATATCTTGCATTCCTGATAACACTACTTGTATAAGAAAAATCACCAACAGAAAGGCTTCCAAGTAGACTAGGGAGAAAAGTAATAGTATGAATGATCTTCTAATCAAGGAACAATAAAGAATGAGAACCCACTGCAGTTCTGGAAGTTTTAGAAGTTCTAGTGTatttcattcagaaattcaCACTTATAGCATAATCACCTAGAAAGGAATTGTCTATAAGAACATCCTTCCAGATGTTGATAATCTGCATAACTCATGAAGAGTGTCACTCCCTTAATGACTATTCCGTACTTTGAAACTGGGAGAAATACATAAATCCAGACCTCAACCTTTTGCTTTCCCATGTGGTGATACAGGTATATGCACATGCTGGAGCAGCACTGGATGGGAAGATGTATATTAcctgtgggaggagaggagaagactATTTGAAGGAGCTACAATGTTATGACCCAAAGACTGACCGCTGGGATGTTTTAGCAGATGGTCCAGTGAGACGTGCTTGGCATGGGATGGCTGCACTGCTAGGGAAGCTCTATGTAATTGGAGGAAGCAACAATGATTCTGGCTACAGAAGGGATGTTCACCAGGTGAGAGCATGTCATACCTGTGTCTTTCTTGTAAGAGTCTGTTTCTT
This sequence is a window from Pelecanus crispus isolate bPelCri1 chromosome 11, bPelCri1.pri, whole genome shotgun sequence. Protein-coding genes within it:
- the KLHL22 gene encoding kelch-like protein 22; this encodes MAEDQELTQPHKAQLEPSLQQRTSNTYRSAEHSQALLSGLVSLRDSSILFDVVLIVEEKPIEAHRILLAASCDYFRGMFAGGLREMEQEEVHIHGISYNAMCKILNFIYTSELELSVNSVQETLAAACQLQIPEVIKFCCDFLMSWVDEENILDVYRLADHYDLRHLSDQLDSYILKNFAAFSRTQVYRQLPLQKVYSLLSSNRLEVNYEFEVYDGALFYHYSPEQLETDQVSLMEPLKLLETVRFPLMEPQILQRLHDKLSPCPLKDTVADALMYHKNECLQPMLQSSQTQLRSEFQCVVGFGGMHSTPSIVLSDQAKYLNPLLGEWRHFTAALAPRMSNQGIAVLNNFVYLIGGDNNVSGFRAESRCWRYDPRHNKWFQIQSLQQEHADLSVCVVDNYIYAVAGRDYHEDLREVERYDPKSNTWEYVTPLKKEVYAHAGAALDGKMYITCGRRGEDYLKELQCYDPKTDRWDVLADGPVRRAWHGMAALLGKLYVIGGSNNDSGYRRDVHQVACYRPSTDQWTNVCPLPAGHGEPGIAVLDNRIYVLGGRSHNRGIRMDYVHIYDAERDCWEEGPQLEDDISGMAACVLTLPRAILMETEKWFSEWHAERLKYHFDFPSEVMSVSDWEEFDNSSED